CGCTTAGAACAATGAGAATTTTAACCCTATACAGCGTTGAAAAACTGTACAGAACAACAGAACTTTGCAGAACCTGATTGTTGTGAAAAACGGGTGAAGATTGAATTTGCACTCCATCCTTCCAGTGAAAACTAGTGAAAATTTACTAGGCTGTAAACTTATAAACAGACTGGGCTTGGCAGGCTATTGCAAATATATCGAGGTGAAAATTTGGAGCCGTTGATTGCTGCCTTAAGACCATTCGAAGGCGCTATTGCTATTTTCAGAACTATTAGAATCAGCGTTGATCAGCCAAGAAATTCGTGTGATCGGATGAGCATCTGATCTGCATAATTGTCTTTTTCAAACGGCTTGAACCCTGAATATTGAAAGGATTTGCATCTGGAAGTACGTAGTTTTTGGCAGGCCGGAACTTGGAAATTTGTAAAATAGTTTCTCAAAGCCATGCGTTCCTAGATAAAGATTGGTTGGATTAACCTGCTATCTATGTTACATTTTTTCGTAACTTGGTGTGTTATAGCACTTGAATTTCCTGTTTGACAAATGTGTGGGCTGTAAAGTGAAGTTAGTAGTAGTTGCAGATGATTTGACGGGGGCTCTTGATAGTTCGGTCGCTTTTGCAGAGCGTGGGTTGACTGTTCTTTGTGCTCTGACCCTTTCCAGGCTTAATGAGGCCATGGAGAGTGGTGCTGATGTCCTTGCGGTTTCTACCGGGTCTCGTGAAATTTCCGAAGAAGAAGCGGTGTCTCGGGTAAGGCAAGTGCTTGATCAGATTTCAGCTCATGAAGATGGTAATAAGGTTCGGGTTTTCAAGAAAGTGGACAGCCGGCTTAAAGGTCATGTCGCTAAAGAGATCGAAGCCCTGGGTGTTGCTCAGGAAAAGACTCTTATTTGCCCTGCCATTCCAAAGCTCGGCCGTTATGTGAAGAACGGAAAGCTCGTTGGTGAAGGGGTTGATGAGCCGATCGATGTGGTTCAAATCTCGGGTTTGGCACAGGCGTGCTCCGTCGATGCGACTTCACAAGCCGACATTGAAGATGCTATCGAAGATTTTGCGCAGGATGGTTTGTTCGTTGGAGCCGCGGGGCTCGCTGAAGCTTTAGCCAAGAAGATCGCGCCGGTTTCTTCCAGTGAAGGTATGGTTGCCCCTATAGCCCCTGCCCTGTTCGCTATCGGCTCAAGAGACCCGGTTACCTTGGCGCAGCTTGAAGATTTGGAATGTGTTGGAGCGCCCAACGGTGTTGTTCCCGTTCCGCAGAATTGGTCTGGCGATGTTAAGGTTATTCAAATGACTCCGGGAAAAACTGTGGTTTCCGGGCAAGAAGCTGGTGAATGCTTTGCTGAAGGAATTGCGAAATGGATTTCTGAAACCAAGCCCAGGACGTTTCTTGGATGCGGTGGAGAAAGTGCCGCCGCTATTTGTGCTAAACTCAATATAGGCATCTTGCAAGTCCTTGGCGAAATTTTGCCAGGTCTGCCAATGTCAAAATCTGCGGGACCTGATGATGATTTGTTTATCATTACCAAGTCAGGTGGGTTTGGGTCTAAGGATACACTTGTTAATTTGACCCAAAAACTTGTAAGAATATAGAATTGTTCAATATCATAGGTTTGAAGTCGTGACTCAGAATAGTGAAGCCAGTGAAAACAAGAGCCGCCCAAGGAGGCTTCTAGCTGACAAGGTTTATCATACTTTGTTTAGCCGTATTTCTAATGGCGACTATCCGGTTAATCAACGCATGCCATCTGAGCATCAACTATCTGAGGAACTTGGCGTTTCTCGGCCAGTTCTTCGCAATGCGCTCGAGAAGTTGCGCAAAGAAGGCATGATTTATGCGAGACAGGGTGCTGGCAACTTCGTAAGGGCCCCCTCTGTTTCCCCGGTCGGTTTTGCCAGAGTTGAAACCCTTTCCGATATTCAAAGATGCTATGAGTTTCGTCTCAATCTTGAAACGACGGCAGCAGTTTTGGCGGCCGAACGCCACAACAGCTCATTGCTTAAAGAAATGGAAGATGCGCTCGAAATGATGCGAACGGCCACCGGAAGTCTTGTGCATCGAGAAGACGCCGACTTTGTGTTTCACATTGCCATCGCCAAAGCGACCAACAACCATTATTTCGAAACAGCCATGCGGGCGCTGAGAGAGCATATTTATGTTGGTATGCAAATGCATGGTCAGTCGCTTTTAAGTGAAGGTAGCCATGCGCTTATCCATGTGTTTGAAGAGCATAGTGAAATCTTCATGGCCATAAAAAACCATGATAGCGCGTTGGCGTCGTCACTCATGAAAGCTCATTTGGAGCATTCCAGAGATCGCCTGTTTGGTGGTGGCCTGATCGATTTGAAGATGCAAGAA
This window of the uncultured Cohaesibacter sp. genome carries:
- a CDS encoding four-carbon acid sugar kinase family protein, giving the protein MNFLFDKCVGCKVKLVVVADDLTGALDSSVAFAERGLTVLCALTLSRLNEAMESGADVLAVSTGSREISEEEAVSRVRQVLDQISAHEDGNKVRVFKKVDSRLKGHVAKEIEALGVAQEKTLICPAIPKLGRYVKNGKLVGEGVDEPIDVVQISGLAQACSVDATSQADIEDAIEDFAQDGLFVGAAGLAEALAKKIAPVSSSEGMVAPIAPALFAIGSRDPVTLAQLEDLECVGAPNGVVPVPQNWSGDVKVIQMTPGKTVVSGQEAGECFAEGIAKWISETKPRTFLGCGGESAAAICAKLNIGILQVLGEILPGLPMSKSAGPDDDLFIITKSGGFGSKDTLVNLTQKLVRI
- a CDS encoding FadR/GntR family transcriptional regulator encodes the protein MTQNSEASENKSRPRRLLADKVYHTLFSRISNGDYPVNQRMPSEHQLSEELGVSRPVLRNALEKLRKEGMIYARQGAGNFVRAPSVSPVGFARVETLSDIQRCYEFRLNLETTAAVLAAERHNSSLLKEMEDALEMMRTATGSLVHREDADFVFHIAIAKATNNHYFETAMRALREHIYVGMQMHGQSLLSEGSHALIHVFEEHSEIFMAIKNHDSALASSLMKAHLEHSRDRLFGGGLIDLKMQE